One window of the Nicotiana tabacum cultivar K326 chromosome 4, ASM71507v2, whole genome shotgun sequence genome contains the following:
- the LOC142179895 gene encoding uncharacterized protein LOC142179895 — translation MEIKRDRHSKKLYLYQKEYLKRVIDRFGMNENTKPVSTPLAPHFKLSTIMPPKNEVEREYMSRVPYANAIGSLMYAMSTVALSTIEAEYMVITEAVKEAIWLQGLLRELGVLFQLPGNQRHVEFGSFTTNGKAILLHTLIFFVIFTILILAVRVRIFFH, via the exons atggagataaaaaGAGATAGACATTCAAAGAAACTATATCTATATCAGAAAGAATACTTAAAGAGAGTAATAGATCGATTTGGCATGAATGAGAACACGAAGCCGGTTAGCACTCCTCTTGCTCCTCACTTTAAGCTTAGTACTATTATGCCGCCGAAGAATGAagttgaacgagagtatatgtcaagagTGCCATATGCGAATGCcattggtagcttgatgtatgcaatg tcaacagttgctttgtctactaTTGAGGCAGAGTACATGGTAATTACGGAGGCTgtaaaggaggcaatttggcttcaagggttGCTTAGAGAGCTTG GTGTGCTGTTTCAGCTGCCGGGGAATCAGCGTCATGTGGAATTTGGAAGCTTCACTACTAATGGCAAAGCCATTCTCCTTCACACACTGATTTTCTTCGTGATTTTCACCATTCTCATTTTAGCTGTTCGTGTTCGCATTTTCTTTCACTAA